From the Halichoerus grypus chromosome 3, mHalGry1.hap1.1, whole genome shotgun sequence genome, one window contains:
- the GNRH1 gene encoding progonadoliberin-1 — protein sequence MFLRMEPIPKLVAGLLLLTLCVVGCQGQHWSYGLRPGGKRNAENLIDSFQEIAKELDQPAEPQRLECTIHQPRSALRDLKGALESLIEEETGQKRI from the exons ATGTTCCTTAGAATGGAGCCGATTCCAAAACTTGTAGCTGGACTTCTCCTGCTGACCTTATGTGTGGTGGGCTGCCAAGGCCAACACTGGTCCTATGGACTACGTCCTGGGGGGAAGAGGAATGCTGAAAATTTGATTGATTCTTTCCAAGAG ATAGCCAAAGAGCTTGATCAACCAGCAGAACCTCAGCGCTTGGAATGCACCATCCACCAGCCCCGATCTGCCCTCAGGGACCTGAAAGGAGCTCTG GAAAGTCTGATTGAAGAGGAAACTGGGCAGAAGAGGATTTAA